In Papaver somniferum cultivar HN1 chromosome 1, ASM357369v1, whole genome shotgun sequence, a genomic segment contains:
- the LOC113303312 gene encoding pyridoxal phosphate homeostasis protein-like, with the protein MAGTSMEASTAAVALRTVLHRAHQAAEKSGRLSDQIKVVAVSKTKPVSIIRQVYDAGHRVFGENYVQEIVEKSPQLPDDIEWHFIGNLQSNKVKPLLTAVPNLFMVESVDDEKIANRLDHVVGSIGRKPLKVLVQVNTSGEESKFGVEPSGCVELVKHVKDGCPNLEFSGLMTIGMLDYTSTPENFRTLSNCRSEVCKALGINENQCELSMGMSGDFEQAIEMGSTIIRIGSTIFGAREYPKKTEN; encoded by the exons ATGGCTGGTACTTCCATGGAGGCTTCCACTGCTGCGGTTGCTTTGAGGACAGTCTTACACAGAGCTCATCAAGCAGCAGAAAAATCCGGTCGTCTTTCGGATCAAATTAAGGTGGTTGCTGTTAGTAAGACCAAACCAGTTTCCATAATCCGTCAAGTCTATGATGCTGGTCATCGGGTCTTTGGTGAAAATTACGTTCAAGAAATCGTTGAAAAATCACCCcag CTTCCGGATGACATAGAATGGCACTTTATTGGGAATTTGCAGAGCAACAAAGTGAAACCACTTCTGa CTGCGGTTCCAAATCTTTTCATGGTTGAGAGTGTAGACGATGAGAAG ATAGCAAATCGTCTTGATCATGTAGTTGGAAGTATTGGAAGAAAGCCTTTGAAGGTTTTAGTCCAAGTGAATACGAGTGGGGAAGAAT CAAAATTCGGTGTTGAGCCCTCAGGTTGTGTGGAACTAGTGAAACATGTGAAGGATGGCTGCCCAAACCTTGAGTTTTCCGGCCTAATGACAATAGGGATGCTAGATTACACTTCAACTCCAGAGAACTTCAGG ACGTTATCAAATTGTAGAAGCGAGGTGTGCAAAGCTCTTGGAATAAACGAGAATCAATGTGAGCTATCCATGGGCATGTCTGGTGATTTTGAGCAAGCA ATTGAAATGGGCAGTACCATCATCAGAATCGGATCAACCATATTTGGTGCGAGGGAATACCCAAAGAAAACTGAGAATTAG